From the genome of Triticum aestivum cultivar Chinese Spring unplaced genomic scaffold, IWGSC CS RefSeq v2.1 scaffold93319, whole genome shotgun sequence, one region includes:
- the LOC123175208 gene encoding protein LITTLE ZIPPER 4, with protein MDRLNAKLYMQNCYILKENERLRKKAQLLNQENQALLTELKHRLAKTAAGKPIGNAAAGARAPLPDLNAAPPAHAVHDKATPKSKKTVAN; from the coding sequence ATGGACAGGCTCAACGCCAAGCTGTACATGCAGAACTGCTACATCCTCAAGGAGAACGAACGGCTGCGCAAGAAGGCCCAGCTGCTGAACCAGGAGAACCAGGCCCTGCTCACCGAGCTCAAGCACCGCCTCGCCAAGACCGCGGCCGGCAAGCCCATCGGCAACGCCGCTGCTGGCGCTCGTGCGCCCCTCCCTGACCTCAACGCGGCTCCACCGGCACACGCCGTCCACGACAAGGCGACGCCCAAGTCCAAGAAGACTGTCGCAAACTGA